The DNA window TCGCCGTATGCGCGATCGACAACCTGGGCAAAGGCGCGGCCAGCCAGGCCGTGCAGTGCGCGAACGCGGTGTGGGGGCTTCCCCAGGCCGCCGGCCTCGATCCCGTCGCGGTCCCCGTGTAGGCCCGCGCGAACAGTCAGAAAGAAGCAGCCATGAGCGAAAGCAAGACGAACGAAGCGCAGCCTCAAGCCGAGGTCGCCCCCCTGCGGGATCCGCAGGCCGAAGAGCGCGTCCCCGGTCTCGACCCGGCGCCGGGCGGTGTGACCGCCCCGCGCGGCTTCAGGGCCGCCGGCGTGCACGCGGGCTTCCGCCGCGACCCCCAGCGCCTCGACTTCGCGCTCGTTGCGGCCGACGAGCCGTGCGCGTGTGCGGCCGTGTTCACGCAGAACGTGTTCTGCTCCGCGCCCGTCACCGTGTCGCGCGAGCACTTGGACGGCCAGGGCTTCGGCACCGCGCGCGCGGTCATCGTGAACTCCGGCAACGCGAACGCGGCCACGGGCGTCCCCGGCCTCGAGGCGGCGCGCGAGTCGGCTCGCCTGGCAGCCGACGCCGTGGGCTGCCCCGCCGAGGAGATGCTGGTGGCCTCCACCGGCGTCATCGGCGTCCACCTGCCGCTCGATCCCTTCCTGGCGGGTCTGCCGGCAGCCGTCGCCGCGCTCTCCCCCGAGGGCGGCGCGAACGCGGCGCGCGCCATCATGACCACCGATACGCGCCCGAAGGAGGCCGCCGTCTCGTTCTCCGGCGACGGCATCGGCTGCGACGGCTGCACGTTCACGGTGGGCGGCATGTCCAAGGGCTCGGGCATGATCATGCCGAACATGGCCACGATGATCGCCGTCCTCGCCACCGACGCCCCCGTGCTGCCCCACGACCTGCACGAAGCCCTCGTTCGCGCGGCGAATGCGAGCTTCAACAAGGTCACGGTGGACTCCGACACCTCCACGAACGACTCCTGCTTCCTCTTCGCGAACGGCGCCGCCGCGCCCGCCGGCACGGCCCCCTTCGCGCCCGGCACGCCCGCCTTCGAGCGCTTCGAGCAGGCGCTTTCCACCGTGTGCCAGAACCTCGCGCGCCAGATGGCCGCCGATGGCGAGGGCGCCACGCGGCTCGTCACCGTGCGCGTGAGCGGCGCCGCCACGCCGGCCGACGCCGACCTAGCGGCCCGCGCCGTCGCCAACTCGCCCCTGGTCAAGACCGCCATCTGCGGCCGCGATGCCAACTGGGGCCGCATCGCGGCGGCCATCGGCAAGTCGGGCGCGGCCTTCCGCCAGGGGGACGCCGCCATCGACATCATGGGCCTGCCCGTGTGCCGCGGCGGGCTCACGGTGCCCTTCGACGAGGACGAGGCCCTGCGCCGCTTCGAGCGGCCGGAGATCGTCCTCGACATCGACCTCGGCGCGGGCGACGCCGCCACCACGGTATGGACGTGCGACTTCACGCACGAGTACATCACGATCAACGGAGACTATCGATCATGAAATACGCGAAGGACACGCGCCCCAACGGCGCCTCGCACAAAGCGGCGGAGATACTCGTCGAAGCGCTTCCCTGGATCAAGAACATCACCGGCAAGACGGTCGTCATCAAGTACGGCGGCTCGGCCATGGTGGACGAGGAGCTGCGCGCCGACGTCATGGCCGACATCGTGCTGCTCAAGATCGTCGGCGTGAACCCCGTCATCGTGCACGGCGGCGGCAAGGCCATCACCGAGGCCATGGAGCACATGCAGCTGCCCGTGGAGTTCCGGGACGGCCAGCGCGTCACCACGCCCGAGGCCATGGACCTCGTGCGCACCGTGCTCATGGGCAAGGTGAACCAGGAGCTCGTGGAGGCCCTGAACGAGCACGGCAACTTCGCCGTGGGCGTCTCCGGCGCCGACGCGGGCGTCATCGTGGCCGAGCAGGCCTCGCCCGAGCTCGGGCGCGTGGGCCGCATCACGCGCATCAACCGCCCGCTGCTCGACGACCTCGTGAACGCCGACTACATCCCCGTGGTGGCGTCGGTGGCGCTCGGCGAGGACGGCGGCTTCTACAACGTGAACGCCGACATGGTGGCCGGCCACATCGCCGCGGCCATCGGCGCGCACAAGGTGGTGTTCCTCACCGACGTGGACGGCCTCTACGAGAACTTCGAGAACAAGGACTCGCTCATCTCCAACCTCACGGTGTTCGAGGCGCAGTACATGGTGGAGAACAACATCGTGTCAACCGGCATGATCCCCAAGCTCAAGTCGTGCATCCTCGCGCTGGACGCTGGCGTGTTCCGCGCGCACGTCATCAACGGCATCACGCCGCATTCGCTTCTGCTCGAGCTGCTCACCAGCACCGGCGTGGGCACCACGATGCACTCCACGGACGAGGCGTGCAAGTTCGACGCCCACCCCCTGGGCAACTTCGCGTCGAAGCTTCTGGAGAACCGCCAGCACAGCATCGCCAGCGGCATGGGGCTCGTCGGCAAGTAGCCCGCCATCGAAACGGAGAAGGAAAGAGGAACCATGTCCTACGCAGAGCAGCGAGAGCTCGAGTCAACCTACCTCATGGGAACCTACGCGCGCAAGCCCGTGGAGCTCGTGCGCGGCCGCGGCATGGAGGTGGAAGACGACGCGGGCCGCACGTACCTCGACTTCGTATCGGGCGTGGGCGCGGCGAGCCTCGGCCACTGCCATCCCGTCCTCGTCGCGGCCCTCGAGGAGCAGGCGCGCACGCTCGTGCACGTGAGCAACTACTATTATATAGAGCATCGCGGCGAGGTGGCCCGCGCGGTGTCCGACCTGCTGAACGCCTGCGTGCCGGAAGGGGAGCGCGCGCCGTGGCAGAGCTTCTTCGCCAATTCGGGCGCCGAGGCCAACGAGTGCGCCTTCAAGCTGGCCCGCCTGCATGCGAAGAAGCGCGCCGCCGCCCGCGCCGAGGAGGCAGGGGCCGATGAGGCGGCCGTGCGCGCCGCGATGGCGGCCGCCCCGCGCGTCATCGTCACGCTCGACA is part of the Arabiibacter massiliensis genome and encodes:
- the argJ gene encoding bifunctional glutamate N-acetyltransferase/amino-acid acetyltransferase ArgJ, encoding MSESKTNEAQPQAEVAPLRDPQAEERVPGLDPAPGGVTAPRGFRAAGVHAGFRRDPQRLDFALVAADEPCACAAVFTQNVFCSAPVTVSREHLDGQGFGTARAVIVNSGNANAATGVPGLEAARESARLAADAVGCPAEEMLVASTGVIGVHLPLDPFLAGLPAAVAALSPEGGANAARAIMTTDTRPKEAAVSFSGDGIGCDGCTFTVGGMSKGSGMIMPNMATMIAVLATDAPVLPHDLHEALVRAANASFNKVTVDSDTSTNDSCFLFANGAAAPAGTAPFAPGTPAFERFEQALSTVCQNLARQMAADGEGATRLVTVRVSGAATPADADLAARAVANSPLVKTAICGRDANWGRIAAAIGKSGAAFRQGDAAIDIMGLPVCRGGLTVPFDEDEALRRFERPEIVLDIDLGAGDAATTVWTCDFTHEYITINGDYRS
- the argB gene encoding acetylglutamate kinase codes for the protein MKYAKDTRPNGASHKAAEILVEALPWIKNITGKTVVIKYGGSAMVDEELRADVMADIVLLKIVGVNPVIVHGGGKAITEAMEHMQLPVEFRDGQRVTTPEAMDLVRTVLMGKVNQELVEALNEHGNFAVGVSGADAGVIVAEQASPELGRVGRITRINRPLLDDLVNADYIPVVASVALGEDGGFYNVNADMVAGHIAAAIGAHKVVFLTDVDGLYENFENKDSLISNLTVFEAQYMVENNIVSTGMIPKLKSCILALDAGVFRAHVINGITPHSLLLELLTSTGVGTTMHSTDEACKFDAHPLGNFASKLLENRQHSIASGMGLVGK